Proteins encoded in a region of the Microbacterium neungamense genome:
- a CDS encoding M20/M25/M40 family metallo-hydrolase codes for MDEQGAARAGAPDDPGERERCGHRPSLRRRAGAIAPALRGVCSGSAPRDGSGRRGDRLGARHQPGEDEVERAAGQEADDPGDVHVGQGDAEWAGVERGDHERQLHEQAHRVGAQAHGVPLPVAPAVPLVQYDALPGLGHACGHNLIAASAVGAGLALARVADELGITVRVYGTPAEEGGGGKIEMIEHGAFADLDLAMMVHPAPVDVAEARPFAVAHSHVAYQGVSAHAAAYPDQGVNANDAFLIAQVAIGLLRQQLPADTRVHGIQTLGGDAPNAIPERTEGRWYWRANTLEELAELEERVRRCFEAGALATGAALTITPESKPYAEFRTDERALAAYRRAARERGRVFADPAVAGRMNRASTDMGNVSLLVPAIHPYIGVDSLPHGNHQKEFAAACVGPTAERALLDAAVLMAWTAIDTMIEGRTA; via the coding sequence GTGGACGAGCAGGGCGCGGCTCGGGCCGGCGCCCCAGACGATCCGGGGGAGCGTGAGCGGTGCGGGCACCGTCCCAGCCTACGGCGGAGGGCCGGCGCGATCGCGCCGGCCCTCCGTGGCGTCTGCAGCGGATCAGCCCCGCGCGACGGATCCGGTCGCCGCGGTGACCGGCTCGGGGCGCGGCACCAGCCGGGTGAGGACGAGGTAGAGCGCGCCGCTGGCCAGGAAGCCGACGATCCAGGCGACGTCCACGTCGGCCAGGGCGACGCCGAGTGGGCCGGTGTAGAGCGGGGTGACCATGAACGGCAGCTGCACGAGCAGGCCCACCGCGTAGGTGCCCAGGCCCACGGCGTTCCACTTCCCGTAGCGCCCGCCGTCCCGCTGGTACAGTACGACGCGCTGCCCGGGCTCGGTCACGCCTGCGGGCACAACCTCATCGCCGCCAGCGCCGTCGGCGCGGGACTCGCGCTGGCCCGCGTCGCCGACGAGCTCGGCATCACCGTCCGCGTCTACGGGACGCCGGCCGAGGAGGGCGGCGGCGGCAAGATCGAGATGATCGAGCACGGCGCGTTCGCGGATCTGGACCTCGCGATGATGGTGCATCCGGCGCCGGTCGATGTGGCCGAGGCGCGTCCGTTCGCCGTGGCGCACAGCCACGTCGCGTACCAGGGCGTGTCGGCGCACGCCGCCGCCTATCCGGACCAGGGCGTGAACGCCAACGACGCCTTCCTGATCGCGCAGGTCGCGATCGGCCTGCTGCGCCAGCAGCTGCCCGCGGACACCCGGGTGCACGGCATCCAGACCCTCGGCGGCGACGCGCCGAACGCGATCCCGGAGCGCACCGAGGGGCGCTGGTACTGGCGGGCGAACACGCTCGAGGAGCTCGCCGAACTGGAGGAGCGCGTGCGCCGCTGCTTCGAGGCGGGCGCCCTCGCCACCGGGGCGGCGCTGACGATCACCCCCGAGTCGAAGCCGTACGCCGAGTTCCGCACCGACGAGCGCGCGCTCGCCGCGTACCGGCGCGCGGCGCGCGAGCGGGGCCGCGTCTTCGCCGATCCGGCGGTGGCCGGCCGGATGAACCGCGCCTCCACGGACATGGGGAACGTGTCGCTGCTCGTCCCCGCCATCCACCCGTACATCGGCGTCGACTCGCTGCCGCACGGCAACCACCAGAAGGAGTTCGCCGCCGCCTGCGTCGGGCCGACCGCGGAGCGCGCACTCCTGGACGCCGCCGTCCTGATGGCCTGGACGGCGATCGACACCATGATCGAAGGAAGAACCGCATGA
- a CDS encoding alpha/beta fold hydrolase produces MPAPLTLPRIVWGAGPSRALLVHGLGSSAALMWRIGVALADAGWQATAVDLRGHGDAPRALDYTVGAYAADLAATAPDGGGAWDAVIGHSLGGAAGVVAAAGHPHWTRRLVLIDPAIHVAGRDAGIIRRSQERAFADPSEATVRAEHPHWHPQDVELKVDAVRRASAWAVAETSAQNRPWDVREQAARLTVPTHIIGADPEVYSLFTGELAASVLENPRITMSIVAGAGHSPHRDKPDETVHEILEALR; encoded by the coding sequence GTGCCCGCACCGCTCACGCTCCCCCGGATCGTCTGGGGCGCCGGCCCGAGCCGCGCCCTGCTCGTCCACGGCCTCGGCTCCTCCGCGGCCCTGATGTGGCGCATCGGCGTCGCGCTCGCGGATGCCGGATGGCAGGCCACGGCCGTCGATCTGCGCGGCCACGGCGACGCCCCGCGCGCCCTGGACTACACCGTCGGCGCCTACGCGGCCGATCTCGCCGCGACCGCGCCGGACGGCGGCGGCGCGTGGGACGCCGTGATCGGGCACTCCCTGGGCGGCGCCGCCGGCGTGGTCGCGGCGGCCGGGCATCCGCACTGGACCCGGCGCCTGGTGCTCATCGACCCGGCGATCCACGTCGCCGGCCGGGACGCCGGGATCATCCGCCGCAGCCAGGAGCGGGCCTTCGCCGACCCGTCCGAGGCCACGGTGCGCGCCGAACATCCGCACTGGCATCCGCAGGACGTCGAGCTCAAGGTGGACGCCGTCCGCCGCGCCAGCGCGTGGGCCGTCGCGGAGACCAGCGCCCAGAACCGGCCATGGGACGTGCGCGAGCAGGCCGCGCGCCTCACCGTGCCCACGCACATCATCGGCGCCGATCCGGAGGTGTACAGCCTGTTCACCGGGGAGCTGGCGGCATCCGTCCTGGAGAACCCGCGCATCACCATGTCGATCGTGGCGGGCGCCGGCCACTCCCCGCACCGCGACAAGCCCGACGAGACCGTCCACGAGATCCTGGAGGCCCTGCGATGA
- a CDS encoding acyl-CoA dehydrogenase family protein, with product MTASDPAASDPAAHLPDDLLARIRERAPIHDRENTFPQQDLDELRDAGYLRILVPEARGGAGLGLEQAALLQQRLATASPATALAVNMHLVWTGVAKVFGDRGVPGLEFVQDGAAAGEVYAFGISEAGNDLVLFGSSAEAAPRPDGGYAFTGTKIFTSLAPVWTRLGLHGLDTASEDAPKLVFAFVDRTDAVATSGDWDTLGMRGTQSRTTRLNGAVAAPEHVVRRIDPGPNPDPIVFGIFSVFEILLASVYTGIARRALDLAVATAQTRRSTLRHAQGAVQRPYSQDPDIRWRIADMALAYDALPPQIAALARDVDEQADHGARWFTLLSGVKHRAVTMSKRVVDEAMLVAGGGSYFTGNELSRLYRDVLAGMFHPSDPESAHATAATAWLGPLES from the coding sequence ATGACCGCCTCAGACCCCGCCGCCTCAGACCCCGCCGCGCACCTGCCCGACGACCTGCTCGCGCGGATCCGCGAGCGCGCCCCGATCCACGACCGGGAGAACACCTTCCCCCAGCAGGACCTCGACGAGCTGCGGGATGCCGGATACCTGCGCATCCTCGTCCCGGAGGCACGGGGCGGCGCCGGGCTCGGGCTGGAGCAGGCGGCGCTGCTGCAGCAGCGCCTGGCGACGGCCTCCCCCGCCACCGCCCTCGCGGTCAACATGCACCTGGTGTGGACCGGGGTCGCGAAAGTGTTCGGCGACCGCGGCGTCCCGGGCCTGGAGTTCGTGCAGGACGGCGCCGCCGCCGGCGAGGTATACGCGTTCGGCATCAGCGAGGCCGGCAACGACCTGGTGCTGTTCGGCAGCAGCGCCGAGGCCGCGCCGCGTCCGGACGGCGGCTACGCGTTCACCGGCACCAAGATCTTCACCTCCCTCGCACCGGTCTGGACGAGGCTCGGCCTGCACGGGCTGGACACCGCGAGCGAGGACGCGCCGAAGCTCGTCTTCGCGTTCGTGGATCGCACGGATGCCGTCGCCACGAGCGGCGACTGGGACACCCTCGGCATGCGGGGCACCCAGAGCCGCACTACGCGCCTGAACGGCGCCGTCGCCGCGCCGGAGCACGTCGTGCGGCGGATCGATCCCGGCCCGAACCCGGATCCGATCGTGTTCGGCATCTTCAGCGTGTTCGAGATCCTGCTCGCCTCCGTGTACACCGGCATCGCCCGGCGGGCCCTCGACCTGGCGGTGGCGACCGCGCAGACCCGGCGCTCCACCCTTCGGCACGCTCAGGGCGCGGTTCAGCGGCCGTACAGCCAGGACCCGGACATCCGCTGGCGCATCGCCGACATGGCCCTCGCCTACGACGCCCTGCCGCCGCAGATCGCCGCCCTCGCACGCGACGTGGACGAACAGGCCGACCACGGGGCCCGATGGTTCACGCTGCTGTCCGGCGTCAAGCACCGCGCGGTCACGATGTCCAAGCGGGTCGTTGACGAGGCGATGCTCGTCGCCGGCGGCGGCTCCTACTTCACCGGCAACGAGCTCTCCCGGCTGTACCGGGACGTGCTCGCCGGGATGTTCCACCCCTCCGACCCCGAGTCGGCGCACGCCACCGCCGCCACCGCGTGGCTGGGGCCGCTCGAGTCCTGA
- a CDS encoding metal-sensitive transcriptional regulator → MIDDIKKRALHRTSILEGQLRGIARMIENEEYCMDIITQSRAIQRSLESLNRLLLENHLRTHVTHMFEHGGEQRDKAVGELLKAFNFDGR, encoded by the coding sequence GTGATCGACGACATCAAGAAGCGCGCCCTGCACCGCACCAGCATCCTCGAGGGTCAGCTGCGCGGGATCGCGCGGATGATCGAGAACGAGGAGTACTGCATGGACATCATCACGCAGTCCCGTGCGATCCAGCGGTCCCTCGAATCCCTGAACCGGCTGCTGCTGGAGAACCACCTGCGCACCCACGTCACGCACATGTTCGAGCACGGCGGGGAGCAGCGCGACAAGGCGGTCGGCGAGCTGCTGAAGGCGTTCAACTTCGACGGACGCTGA